One Homo sapiens chromosome 3, GRCh38.p14 Primary Assembly genomic window carries:
- the CCR5 gene encoding C-C chemokine receptor type 5 translates to MDYQVSSPIYDINYYTSEPCQKINVKQIAARLLPPLYSLVFIFGFVGNMLVILILINCKRLKSMTDIYLLNLAISDLFFLLTVPFWAHYAAAQWDFGNTMCQLLTGLYFIGFFSGIFFIILLTIDRYLAVVHAVFALKARTVTFGVVTSVITWVVAVFASLPGIIFTRSQKEGLHYTCSSHFPYSQYQFWKNFQTLKIVILGLVLPLLVMVICYSGILKTLLRCRNEKKRHRAVRLIFTIMIVYFLFWAPYNIVLLLNTFQEFFGLNNCSSSNRLDQAMQVTETLGMTHCCINPIIYAFVGEKFRNYLLVFFQKHIAKRFCKCCSIFQQEAPERASSVYTRSTGEQEISVGL, encoded by the coding sequence ATGGATTATCAAGTGTCAAGTCCAATCTATGACATCAATTATTATACATCGGAGCCCTGCCAAAAAATCAATGTGAAGCAAATCGCAGCCCGCCTCCTGCCTCCGCTCTACTCACTGGTGTTCATCTTTGGTTTTGTGGGCAACATGCTGGTCATCCTCATCCTGATAAACTGCAAAAGGCTGAAGAGCATGACTGACATCTACCTGCTCAACCTGGCCATCTCTGACCTGTTTTTCCTTCTTACTGTCCCCTTCTGGGCTCACTATGCTGCCGCCCAGTGGGACTTTGGAAATACAATGTGTCAACTCTTGACAGGGCTCTATTTTATAGGCTTCTTCTCTGGAATCTTCTTCATCATCCTCCTGACAATCGATAGGTACCTGGCTGTCGTCCATGCTGTGTTTGCTTTAAAAGCCAGGACGGTCACCTTTGGGGTGGTGACAAGTGTGATCACTTGGGTGGTGGCTGTGTTTGCGTCTCTCCCAGGAATCATCTTTACCAGATCTCAAAAAGAAGGTCTTCATTACACCTGCAGCTCTCATTTTCCATACAGTCAGTATCAATTCTGGAAGAATTTCCAGACATTAAAGATAGTCATCTTGGGGCTGGTCCTGCCGCTGCTTGTCATGGTCATCTGCTACTCGGGAATCCTAAAAACTCTGCTTCGGTGTCGAAATGAGAAGAAGAGGCACAGGGCTGTGAGGCTTATCTTCACCATCAtgattgtttattttctcttctgggCTCCCTACAACATTGTCCTTCTCCTGAACACCTTCCAGGAATTCTTTGGCCTGAATAATTGCAGTAGCTCTAACAGGTTGGACCAAGCTATGCAGGTGACAGAGACTCTTGGGATGACGCACTGCTGCATCAACCCCATCATCTATGCCTTTGTCGGGGAGAAGTTCAGAAACTACCTCTTAGTCTTCTTCCAAAAGCACATTGCCAAACGCTTCTGCAAATGCTGTTCTATTTTCCAGCAAGAGGCTCCCGAGCGAGCAAGCTCAGTTTACACCCGATCCACTGGGGAGCAGGAAATATCTGTGGGCTTGTGA